From the Pseudomonas baltica genome, one window contains:
- a CDS encoding nitroreductase family protein, whose product MEALDALLNRVSIPRLEAPAPSAEQREILFQAALRAPDHGQLRPWRFLTVEGDRREQLGEILAEAVALKGGEVNPAALDKARAMPLRAPLVVVVIARLQEHPKVPKHEQLQAAACAAHGILLAAYAQGIGAVWRTGELGYTEHVAEALGLGEGEELIAFLYLGTPMKAARVPEPLPTGDFVRAW is encoded by the coding sequence ATGGAAGCTCTCGACGCTTTGCTCAACCGGGTCTCGATACCCCGTCTGGAAGCCCCCGCTCCTAGCGCCGAACAGCGCGAAATACTGTTCCAGGCGGCGTTGCGGGCGCCGGATCACGGGCAGTTGCGGCCTTGGCGGTTTCTCACCGTCGAAGGGGATCGCCGCGAGCAGTTGGGCGAAATACTCGCCGAGGCGGTGGCGCTCAAGGGCGGTGAAGTCAATCCGGCAGCCTTGGACAAGGCCCGGGCCATGCCGTTGCGCGCGCCGCTGGTGGTGGTAGTGATAGCCCGCTTGCAGGAGCATCCCAAGGTGCCGAAGCACGAGCAGTTGCAGGCAGCGGCCTGCGCGGCCCATGGCATTTTGCTGGCGGCCTATGCCCAAGGGATCGGCGCGGTGTGGCGCACCGGCGAGCTGGGCTATACCGAGCATGTCGCCGAGGCGCTGGGGCTGGGGGAGGGCGAGGAGTTGATTGCGTTCCTGTACCTGGGCACGCCGATGAAGGCGGCGCGGGTGCCGGAACCGTTGCCGACCGGCGACTTCGTTCGGGCTTGGTAG
- a CDS encoding TrkH family potassium uptake protein: MALPTLRMIGFIIGIFLVTLAISMVIPMLTLVIFHRSSDMHSFLWASLITFVCGLALVAPGRPDNAQLRPRDMYMLTVSSWVVVAVFAALPFLLTQHISYTDAFFESMSGITATGSTVLSGLDTMSPGILMWRSLLHWLGGIGFIGMAVAILPLLRIGGMRLFQTESSDRSDKLMPRSHRVAQYIVMVYVGISALGALAFWLAGMSPFDAINHAMSAISTGGFSTSDQSLGKWSQPAVHWVAVVVMILGSVPFTLYVATLRGNRWALIRDEQVQGFLGLLVVTWLVLGTWYWWTAKLPWWDAIRHVALNVTSVVTTTGFALGDYSMWGNFSLMLFFYLGFIGGCSGSTAGGIKIFRFQVAYILLKASLNQLIHPRAVIKQKYNGHRLDEEIVRSILTFSFFFAITICGIALALSLLGLDWMTALTGAASTVSGVGPGLGETIGPAGNFSSLPDTAKWILSGGMLLGRLEIITVLVLCMPAFWRH, translated from the coding sequence ATGGCCTTGCCGACCCTCAGGATGATCGGTTTCATCATCGGTATCTTCCTTGTCACCCTGGCCATCAGCATGGTCATCCCGATGCTGACCCTGGTGATTTTCCACCGTTCCAGCGACATGCACTCGTTCCTCTGGGCCAGCCTGATCACCTTTGTCTGCGGGCTGGCGCTGGTCGCGCCCGGCCGGCCCGACAACGCGCAACTGCGTCCGCGCGACATGTACATGCTGACGGTGAGCAGTTGGGTGGTGGTGGCGGTCTTCGCCGCCCTGCCGTTTCTGCTGACCCAGCACATCAGCTACACCGACGCCTTCTTCGAAAGCATGTCCGGCATCACCGCCACCGGCTCCACTGTGCTCAGCGGCCTGGACACCATGTCGCCGGGCATCCTCATGTGGCGCTCGCTGCTGCACTGGCTGGGCGGCATCGGCTTTATCGGCATGGCCGTGGCGATCCTGCCGCTGCTGCGGATTGGCGGCATGCGCCTGTTCCAGACCGAATCATCTGATCGTTCCGACAAACTGATGCCTCGCTCCCACCGCGTCGCGCAGTACATCGTCATGGTCTACGTGGGCATCAGCGCCCTCGGTGCGCTGGCGTTCTGGCTGGCGGGCATGAGCCCGTTCGATGCGATCAACCACGCGATGTCGGCGATCTCCACGGGCGGCTTCTCGACCTCCGATCAATCCCTGGGCAAGTGGTCGCAACCGGCCGTGCACTGGGTCGCTGTGGTGGTGATGATCCTCGGCAGCGTGCCCTTCACCCTGTACGTCGCGACGCTGCGGGGCAATCGCTGGGCGCTGATCCGCGACGAGCAGGTGCAGGGTTTCCTCGGATTGCTGGTGGTGACCTGGCTGGTGCTCGGTACCTGGTACTGGTGGACTGCCAAGCTGCCATGGTGGGACGCCATCCGCCATGTCGCCCTCAACGTGACATCGGTGGTGACCACCACCGGCTTTGCGCTAGGCGATTACAGCATGTGGGGCAACTTTTCGCTGATGCTGTTCTTCTATCTGGGCTTTATTGGCGGGTGTTCTGGCTCCACAGCGGGCGGCATCAAGATCTTTCGCTTCCAGGTCGCCTACATTCTGCTCAAGGCCAGCCTCAATCAGCTGATCCATCCACGCGCGGTGATCAAGCAGAAGTACAACGGTCATCGCCTGGACGAAGAAATCGTCCGCTCGATCCTGACGTTTTCGTTCTTCTTCGCCATCACCATCTGCGGTATCGCCCTGGCGCTGTCACTGCTGGGCCTGGACTGGATGACGGCGCTCACCGGCGCGGCAAGCACGGTGTCCGGGGTCGGCCCAGGGCTGGGCGAAACCATTGGCCCGGCCGGCAACTTCTCCAGCCTGCCGGACACCGCCAAGTGGATCCTCTCCGGCGGCATGCTGCTGGGCCGCCTGGAGATCATCACCGTGCTGGTGTTGTGCATGCCGGCGTTCTGGCGTCACTGA
- a CDS encoding LTXXQ domain protein, with the protein MRKTLIALMFATALPTIAMAAPGDGPDKGPGFGPGFGGPGMEHHRGEGPFDKLDLSRDQREQIGKLMGEERQHSREIADKYLQKLPAADQKALKDEMDANRTKTQSDVRAVLKPDQQKTFDDMKKKQDERRAEWAEFQAWKAQKGQKAQ; encoded by the coding sequence ATGCGCAAGACCCTGATCGCTCTGATGTTCGCTACCGCACTGCCGACCATTGCCATGGCTGCCCCGGGTGATGGCCCGGACAAAGGCCCAGGCTTCGGCCCAGGTTTCGGTGGCCCAGGCATGGAGCATCATCGTGGCGAAGGCCCCTTCGACAAACTCGACCTGAGCCGCGACCAACGTGAGCAAATCGGTAAACTGATGGGTGAAGAGCGCCAGCACAGCCGCGAAATCGCAGACAAGTACCTGCAAAAATTGCCGGCAGCCGATCAAAAGGCCCTGAAGGACGAGATGGACGCCAACCGCACCAAGACCCAATCCGACGTGCGTGCAGTGCTCAAGCCCGACCAGCAGAAGACCTTCGACGACATGAAAAAGAAACAGGACGAACGTCGCGCCGAATGGGCCGAGTTCCAGGCCTGGAAAGCGCAGAAAGGCCAGAAGGCTCAGTAA
- a CDS encoding HAMP domain-containing sensor histidine kinase, which produces MRSLFWRILASFWLAIALVAGLSILMGYLLNQDAWILSRHPAIRDFAQTWTQTFEEQGKDAAQALLEQRRRQFHISIQVLNESGDPVVPGTVPPRAEAMEARQRNDNRADDRPLPWRRLATEYTSPTSGDTYLLIYRIPFPELDEWRKHSLFWPLSALAISLVVLTLFSLLVTLSITRPLNRLRGAVHDLGQASYQQNSLAQLANRRDEFGVLATDFNRMGSRLQSLIGSQRQLLRDVSHELRSPLARLRIALALAERAEAQQREALWPRLTRECDRLEDLISEILALARVDAEHASAETVDVNMLLGGVRKDAQLSAADIDVRIDAQPGLTLQGWPMLVERAVDNLLRNALRFSPADRPVEINARLRNGQIEITVRDHGPGVPTEHLAQLGEPFFRAPGQTSAGHGLGLAIARRAAERHGGSLQLSNHPAGGFVAKLELPLEPRPGV; this is translated from the coding sequence TTGCGTTCATTGTTCTGGCGCATTCTGGCCAGTTTCTGGCTTGCCATCGCGCTCGTCGCCGGCTTGTCGATACTGATGGGCTATCTGTTGAATCAGGATGCCTGGATCCTCAGCCGCCATCCGGCCATCCGCGACTTCGCCCAAACCTGGACGCAGACCTTCGAGGAGCAAGGCAAAGATGCCGCCCAGGCACTGCTGGAGCAACGCCGCCGGCAATTTCATATCAGCATCCAGGTGCTCAATGAATCCGGGGATCCGGTAGTGCCTGGCACCGTGCCGCCCCGCGCCGAGGCCATGGAAGCACGCCAGCGCAATGACAACCGAGCCGATGATCGCCCCCTCCCCTGGCGGCGCCTGGCCACCGAATACACCAGCCCGACCTCTGGCGACACCTATCTGCTGATTTACCGCATCCCCTTCCCGGAGCTGGACGAATGGCGCAAGCACAGCCTGTTCTGGCCGCTGTCGGCGTTGGCCATCTCGCTGGTGGTGCTGACCTTGTTCAGTCTGCTGGTGACGCTGTCGATCACCCGCCCGCTGAACCGCCTGCGCGGCGCCGTGCACGACCTTGGCCAGGCCAGCTACCAGCAGAACAGCCTGGCGCAACTGGCCAACCGGCGTGATGAGTTCGGCGTGCTGGCCACCGATTTCAACCGCATGGGCTCGCGCTTGCAGAGCCTGATTGGTAGCCAACGGCAATTGCTGCGTGATGTGTCCCACGAATTGCGTTCACCGCTGGCCCGCCTGCGCATCGCCCTGGCGCTGGCCGAGCGCGCCGAAGCGCAGCAGCGCGAAGCCCTGTGGCCACGACTGACCCGCGAATGCGACCGACTTGAAGATCTGATCAGCGAAATCCTCGCCTTGGCCCGGGTCGATGCCGAACACGCCAGCGCCGAAACCGTGGACGTCAATATGCTATTAGGCGGTGTGCGCAAGGATGCGCAATTGAGCGCCGCTGATATCGACGTCCGGATCGACGCTCAGCCTGGCCTGACGCTGCAAGGATGGCCGATGCTGGTGGAGCGCGCGGTGGACAATCTGCTGCGCAACGCCCTGCGCTTCAGCCCGGCGGACAGACCCGTCGAAATCAACGCCCGGCTGCGCAACGGACAGATCGAGATTACCGTTCGCGATCACGGGCCGGGGGTGCCGACCGAGCACCTGGCGCAACTGGGCGAGCCGTTTTTCCGGGCGCCCGGGCAGACATCGGCCGGACACGGCCTGGGCCTGGCGATTGCGCGACGGGCAGCGGAACGCCACGGCGGCAGCCTGCAACTGAGCAATCATCCGGCCGGGGGCTTCGTCGCGAAGCTGGAGTTGCCATTGGAGCCGCGGCCGGGGGTTTGA